The Deltaproteobacteria bacterium genomic interval GGACGGACGTGCTCTTCAGCGACGTCAAGGCTCGGACAGTGCGCGTGTTCCTCGACAAGGTCTCGGGCACCTTTAACGGCGTGGCGGTGGCGGGCCTCGGTGAGGTGGAGGTCATCGCGCGCGGCGAGGCGCCGTAACATCGGGGGGGGCCATGTGCCGGGCGGGCCATGGCGCCGCTGTCAGGGATCGTTAACAGGTCAACACGGGTAGCCGTGTCAGCTTTGCCTCTGGGGACAGCCGGCCCGCTGCCATTCTGGCCAGATCCGGTGCACGGCCACGCGATCTTCGCACCTTGGCGAGGGGGCGCGGCTGGCACGATGGTTGCTCATCTTCCGGGAGTTGGTCGGAAGGAGTGAGGTCATGGTTCTTGAGGGCGAGGGCAGCGGGCACGTGGATGGCGAGCAGCTTCGCGCGGTGCAGCAGGTTTACGACTACGCGTACTTGCATGCGCGGGTGCGTGCCGGACTGCGGCTCGAGCGCCGGGAGCTCACTGAGCTCTCGGAGCTGTCGCGCCTCCTCGAGGGGGATTCCCGCACGAAACGGCGTCGCCACCGGCGACTGGCCTGCCTGATGCCAGCGCTCCTCAAGAGCGCGGCCGGCCACACGCGCGCCACGGTCTTCAACCTCTCCGGGGGCGGGATGTTCGTCGCCACGCGTGAGGCGCTCGAGCCCGGGGAGGCGGTGCAGGTCATCGTGGGGCGCGAGCGAGAGGTGCTCTATACCTTCATCGCCGAGGTCACGCGTCGCGAGTCGCGCCACGGCATCGCCGGCGTGGGACTGGTCTTCCGCGGCACCCCGCTCGTGCGCCGCTATCGCCTGAGCCGCTCTGCCGAGTCCGTCGCGGCGTGAGCTCCCAGAGCTCCCACCCTCCCCAGAGCTCCCAGAGCTCCCACCCAGGTTGATGCGCGGCCCAGAGCTCCCACCCAGGTTGATGCGCGCCCACCCAGGTTGATGCCGCCCAGCTCCCACCCAGGTTGATGCGCGCCCACCCAGCCCAGCTCCCACCCAGGTTGATGCGCGCCCACCCAGGTTGATGCCGCCCGAGATCTTCGCCCGAGAGGTCTCCCCTCCGAAATCTCTCCCTCCGAGATCTCTCCCAGGTTGATAGGCGCGGCGGCCTCCGAGGCGTGCTCCAGGACTCGGTGAATCACGTGCGACGCGGGCGAACCTCGGGTGGTCACGCCGTGACCACTCACAGCTAAGCTCCTGAAAATAGGCGATCATGTTCCGCCCATGGTGCGGAATACTGGTTGCTCTCCGCGAGCGCAGATCCGAGGCCGAAATGCGCGCGGTCCATCTCGGGGGCCCGCGGCCTCGTTTGCCGGAGGCCCTGCATGTTCTCGTGCTGTTCGATGCGATGCGCCGCGAGGTATCTCGGGGCGGGGGTCGTCCTCGCGCTGCTGCTGGCGCCTGCCGCGGCGACGGCGGAACGGGGCGCGGATCCGAGGCTTCCGGCCCCCGTGGCACGCTGGCTCGCGTTCGAGCAGGAGCGCAACGACCGTTCGAATGACGCGCGGCGTCTCTACCCGCTCGACAACCACCAGGACCCGCGCTACGCGCCCGAGCAGCGCCGGTTCTTCCAGCTCAAGAGCTACTGGGTGGACGCCGAGCGCATGCACGCCTTTCCGACGGACGAGCTGGCCGGAACTCTGCGGCCGATGTTCCTGCGGCAGCAGAACGGGCGTGCCCAGGTGCGGCTCGTCGTGCATCCCGAGTCCGAGCCGCTCTACGCGCGCCTGGTCGCCGGGGCCGAGCGGGCCGAGGACTTTACGGCCTCGGCGACGGCCTCCTCGCGCACGCTGATCTCCTGGGCTCCGGGGCATCCCGAGACGCCGTTCTTCCTGAAGGTGAGCCTGGACAAGATGCTGAACGGTGCGCGTCGCACGATCTCGCAGGGGGAGATCGCGCGGAGCGCTGGCATCGGCCTGCTGCTCGAGGCGGATCGGGCGGGACGGGTGGCGCGACCCGGTGCAGCGGCGGCGCTCCCGGCAAGCTTCGCGGCGCTCCCCGAGGTGCTTACGGCTATTCCTCGAGGGATGCCCGAGGGGGGCATGATCATCCGGCTCATTCCGGAGGGCGTGATCGCGGGGCGCACGCAGTGCATGCCGCTCTTCGCGCTGCATTCGCCGGGGCCGAACGGCGCGATGCCGGCGCTGGTGGAGATGATCCGGCGGAGCGGGCAGCCCGCGGAGACCTTCATCCGCGAGCGCGTAATCGCGCCGTGCGTGCGGCAGTGGATCGAGCTCTCGGTGAAGAATGGCATTACCAGCGAACCGCACGGGCAGAACGTGCTGCTGGAGCTGGACGCGCGGGGTCTGCCCACCGGGACCGTGGTGAACCGCGACTTCGGCGGCTTCTGGGTCGACTTCGAGCACCGCGGTCGCCTCGGGCTCTGGCTGCCCGAGCGCATGCCGGTGATCGGTACTCTCGCCGAGGACTACAAGCTCAACCCGGGACGGGACCGTCTCGCGAACCTCGAGACGTATTTCTACGGGGGCTTCGTCCATAACCTGGATCGCGAGGTGCGGAGCTGGTTCCGACGGGGCTGGCTCGAGGGGCAGGCGCCGGCCGAGCGCGCATTCGAGCGGGTCATGCTGCGCGAGGTGGAGCGCGTCGGTGCGGAGCTGGCCGGTGGCCGCGTCGAGGTGAATCGCCTGGACGGACTAACCTCGGTGCTTCAGCAGGTGAAGGCGGCCTATGTACGGCGGCAGGGGCAGGCGCGCTGAGCCCTGGTACCGGGGCGTGCCAGGGATAGGTGGGGCGCGGGCCCACCGCGCATGAGAGCGCTGCTCGTGGCTTTGGCTGCCGCCATCGCGCTCGTCGGGGTGGGTCGCGCAGAAGCCGGTAATCGGCTCGAGCTTTCCTTCGACCCGAGCCTGCCCACTTCGTGCGTGGAATACCTGAATACCGCGCTCGCCGCGATCTACCCGGAGGTGGTGCGCGTCTACGGCGAGCCGGCGAAGACGCACACCGTGCTCATCCGGCACGACCCAACGTACTACGGCGGGATGTACAACCCGGTGACCGGCCAGCTCGTGCTCGGCTGGCTCCCCTCCTGCCGGGACGCCGTTCCGGCGCCCACTCCGGCCTTCGACCAGTTCCTCACGCACGAGCTGATCCACGCCTTTCACGGCGGCTACGTTTTCACGGCGAGCTGGGCCGAGGAGGGCATGACGAGCGCCGGAGTCGAGCTCGTGCGCGAACGCCTGCTCCAGACAGGCACGCGTACGCTCGACGCCTCGTTCGACTGGAAGGACGCCGTACTCTGGTACGACACGTTCGCCAACCTGGGAGCGCGCGCCTACGGGCACCTGATGGTCAATCGCTCGTATGCCGACTGGATCTCGGGGCCCACCGCCTACGCGGGGCTGTTCTCGTTGCTTGCGCTCTCGCAGCACGCGGGACCGGCCGGCCAGTGGGAGTCCGCGGACGCGCTGGGGAAGGTGAACCGCGCGCTCTACACGCGCCCGCAGGGGCTGGTCGAGCCCACGACCCTGGTCCAGGCCGTGGGCGAGGCGCTCGTCGCGCCCGTGGACGGTGTGCCGCCGAGCGTGTGGATTCCGGCGCAACCCGTGGCCGCGGGTACGACTACGCAGGGACGGTTCCTCGGCGTATACGGTCGGCGCGGCGCCGACTGGCCCGCGAGCCCGGTGAGCCCAACCTGGGTCGTGTTTTTCGCCTTTGCTTGGGGACGCGATCCGCAGTACCCCGCGCTGCCGGCGCAGGTACGGATCGAGAGCGGCGAGCTCGTCACCTTGCGGGTGACCGACGTTGACGGAAAAGAACGCTTTCGCAGTGAAGGCTCGCTAGCGACGGCCAAGCCCAGCTACCCGGGCGGCAACGCGGTCCCACTGACGGAGACGATGTCCTGGCCCTTCGGCGCCTATCAGCTCGACGCGGAGGTGACGGTGGGCGGCGAGAGGCTGCGTGCGCGGAACTATTTCCTCGCAGGAGTAAAACCTCTGGGCACGGCAGCGGACGGGCTGG includes:
- a CDS encoding PilZ domain-containing protein produces the protein MVLEGEGSGHVDGEQLRAVQQVYDYAYLHARVRAGLRLERRELTELSELSRLLEGDSRTKRRRHRRLACLMPALLKSAAGHTRATVFNLSGGGMFVATREALEPGEAVQVIVGREREVLYTFIAEVTRRESRHGIAGVGLVFRGTPLVRRYRLSRSAESVAA